AATTGTATCAATGACGAAGCCAAGCCAGTCGCCTATTTGCGATTTGTCGCGATTGCATAAGAAACATGTGGATTCTAAATCCTGCTGCTGAATGCTATACTTGCGACTTGCGCGGAAAGTAAATCTGGTTGGCTAGTAAGGCCGTCATCGAGGTAGACCAAACAAGAATGCCCCATAGAGCGCCATCGCTTAACTAGCGGGCATAGGAGTTTTGTAAAACAGTAACAGGCACTCGCTAACCCGAAAGGCAGGactgtgaaacaaaaatgtctgACCGTCAAAATCGAAGGCGAACCCAAGATATTTATAGTGATCGGGATGAATGTCCACGTGATGGTATCCGGACTTGAGATCCCACGTAAGGAACCAGTCTCCTTGCTCAAGCATCTGAGATCTAAGGTCTTCATACTTAAATTTGAACTTGACTAAGGAAGAGTTAACGCGTGCCTAAGATCTAAAACTAACTGCAACTTCTTGCCCTCTGCTACAGTTATTGGGTTGACGCAAAATGGAGGAAAATTCTGCTCGATAATGCGGCCGTTACTTTAAAAAGGCTGTCTGGCCTTTAGTCAATTTTCATATACTAACTGGTAATCTTATAAGTACTTTGCAAATATTAGCATGTGATTTTAACCATgctgtttattgtttttgaacCCAAAGATAAACAACCagcagagaaagaaagaaaaaccatACAACAGGATGTGCTACAGAAAATGGATGACTCCTTGAAGTCATTTATGGAATACCAGCAACAAGCTGATAGGCTTTTCCTTGAGGCTGAAAGGGAAAGGGAACGGAAAGAAGAAGAGAGAGAGGAGAAGCGATGGAAAGAGGACCAGGAGTTGTTTCTGAAATTGGCAAAAAGTGCTGAAGGGTTGAAGTCAAGTTTGTACTCATGTTTGTACTAGTTTCGTTTAGTTCATGCAGACTTCCTCAATAACACTGCAGATTGTTTTAAAGTGAGTTAGTATTCATTATTAATTGGCAGGGGATGCTGGCGCATGTCAAAACTCTGTCTCAAAAGCTATTTCATAGAGAAGAACTTTTTTGTTCCCACTCCATTGTAAAGAACAAGCAGAACTTTCAACTGAACCCCCATCTGCCTGACTGAGGACTTCTGTTTTAACTTATTTCATTACAAGTACTAAAGTTCTTTTCCACAATAAACATGTGCAAAGTAAATTAATGAAGCATCATCAGGTATGTTATCAAAAAAAccacaacagcaacaacaagaaagacATGAAGAATGGAAAACAGATGGACAATAAACACATGCGAGTAACACTGCAACTGGAAGTTTGTTCTATCTGCAGGGTAGTAATTAATGCCAATCAGCTACAGATACAACAACTTCTGATTACTGTGTCACTCGCTTGTGTTTATAgtctaataatatacatgaaaaaatttctccattctgattggttaagagcagtgcagtttttttttttttaaacagtgcagaaaagaggaaacaaaccaagcccTCTGGTTGGtaaatgatcaaagaaactcaaagatggccaatcaaagcttttgctttcaaatcaagcgcacgccctggatgtcGCAATCTTTCCATGATTGCGTGCATTTCTTatgcttaaccatctcgaaattttttcatgtatattaataataagtaatcacatgatttttctcgtgcaatttagaataaataagcactcgtaaatttttcaaagacccaaattgcactcgccctacgggttcgtgcaattttgttagtctttgaaaattttactcgtgcttatttattccaaattgcactcgaaatcatttgattacctataccaattgttttcttttgtttctgtctTTGTTGGGTTTTTCCATGGAGATAGATGAAATACTTGATGAGGCCTcaatttattttgcattttttttttttatcagggAAGAAAACTGGAGTACTTTCAATAAAAGTACAGTAAGCACAGTACGTGGAGTCAGCAGGGTAATAAGTTGACCAGGGATCTGTGTTTTGCCAAAACCTTCCCTTCTCCACCTCATCAGAAAAATTTGCCCCTGCCCACCGTGATAAATTTGCTGTACATTAttagtttgtattttttgggtatcttttgcaattttgtggTGCTAAGCTTGCAGACATAAACATTACCTCCACATTACTGGCAAGTTTCTGATATTAAGGCATTTATCAACCACATGTATAACCAACATATCTGCCATTAACAATCTCTTGTAAAGCTATTACTCTCCCAAATGTTAAACTATGTGCAGAGACTTTCAGGCAGTTGTCTTTGTCACATTTAATTGAACCATGTTACCAAATAAAGCTCTACTAACAGTAGTCGGTGGACTAATATTATCAGCCAAAACTTTTTGTCGCTCTCCTACCCCCTTCAACCATGTGAAAGCCTTTTATCTTTCCATCTTTCCCCCTCACAGGAATGCTAATCCTTTTAGCACAGCCCTCTCATTTACTACTCCCTCCTGCTCATGCTTGATGAAAAATCCATTAGTACAGTAGCATTAATTTAAAGTGGTTTCTAGTTCTTTAATTTGGAAATGTCTGTACcattgagaaaaagagagaaacaatttatatttcttttggATTGCAAGGTTATCTTTTTTGTCACTATCAGGTCCAAAGTCTGAGAGTCTTGGAAGAATAACCCAATAGCATTTTAAGAGTACTTCTCATTGGAGGGCCtgagaacaaaaagaaatttactcAGACAGTaccttttaaaatttcatgaaatttcatttataGCCCTCAAGTACCAAATctgattgtttttttggttttgttttttttttggggggggggatCAACTTTCATGTTAAACATGCCTGTGAACAACCTTTAATCAAGTGCTATTATCCTCAGCTCCTCTAGGAAGTTAAAACTATGGGGAGAATTTTAGTATTGAATATGGTCCCTAGTAATGTAGTGAGCATGGCACTGGAAATGACAATCTGTTAATTAAACCGGCCTAGTTAAAACAGTTGCATTGCGTGTATTCCTTACATTTAGAAAaacactgcaaacaaaaaggaaacatgACTAACGGTGCATGTGCTTAcaggaaacaatgaaaattttgatgtttttttttttacatgctGAGGACGactctctcttttctttcGTTGTTTATACTTACTCATCtctctgttttcttctttttgaaaTAGAGGCATAAGGCATAAATAAAAATCCATAGAAACTCTAGGACTTGAAGCACACTGACTATCCCAAACCAAAATTAAATCATAAAAACAATTCAAGTTGAACAGTATTTCCAAACCTACAAAATACCCAGAAGGAACCTAATAATACAAGGAAACTGAGAACAGCAAATTAGAATCATATTACAATGACTTGGTTGTTTTTATTATACAATCTGAGGTACCGGTAAGCTATTTCATAAAGAGGATAATAGTCTGCCAGATGAGACAGActctggaaaaagaaaacaattcaagTTGAACAGTATTTCCAAACCTACAAAATACCCAGAAGGAACCTAATAATACAAGGAAACTGAGAACGGCAAATAAGAATTATATTGTAATGACTTGGTTGTTTTTATTATACAATCTGAGGTACCGGTAAGCTGTTTCATAAAGAGGATAATAGTCTGCCAGATGAGACAGActctggaaaaagaaaacttcaaaGAAGACAATTTATTGGGGAAGTACTGTCTTGCCAAAACTTCTTGAATCTAAACAATAATCAAAAATCATAATTAACAAACCCAATAAAATCCTCCACCCCTCACTGTGACTTTAACGGCTAGCAATAAAAATGTTAGATACACACTCAGGATAAGTGTTTCTAGTGTATGACAAAAAACTCTTGAGGGCATTCCTTATGTCAGCTGCCTCCCTGTCTTGTTTTGCTTCTCTGTCACATGGTTGGATGTTCAGGTGTAATTGCACCCCCTCTAgccattcttcatcaaatTCTTCTTTCATAACCTCACAATAGTTGTGAAGAACAGAAAAAGCTGTGACTCTTAAGGTTGCATTTTCAACAGACTGATCTAGTCTTTTTCCTAAGGATCTAAATCGTCCCTTCAGTCTTTCGAACGCATTTTCCACAACTACCCTCGTTTTGCTGTGTGCTGCGTTAAAGGCCACCTCCTCATTGGTAAGGTTTCCCCGGTCATTAAAAGGCCTCATTAACCAGTTGGTGAGTCCATAGGCTGAATCACCAAGAATGACGGGTGGTACCACAACGTTGGTGATAACTTTGCTTAAACCCATGAGAAGAAACGTTCGTGCGCAGCAAGCATCACAGAAGTGAATTCTTAAAAACACGAGAATCATAACCTTCCCATGCCAGCCGAGCTACACGTCTCTAAAAAGATACTTACTGTCCACCAAACCCTGGAGGATTATTGAATAGAATCCTTTTCTATTTACGTAATCTTCAGGATTTTCATTTGGTGCCAAAATTGCGACGTGACATCCATCGATTGCACCCACTTAACCTGGGGAAAGCCCGCAAGCATGAAAAAAGCCGCAACTTCCGTTTCAATGTCTTGTCGAGTGACGGGCAAGTGAACAAGTCTCTTGAACAAAACTTCaacaactgaagatatgatcaagtgaagatatgatcctcgcacttgctggacaatttaagcaattgtctatTGAACCTGCGTTAAAGGCCACCTCCTATAGCtattgatttcaaacaccgcacttcatataacacttctttcataaaaCTTCAACAATGCAGGTACATACCTCGAGCACGATTTGGCAAACTGTTGATTTTTCCAAGCCAAAGAGATTTGACACTGTGCTATAACTGACCGTGTCTGCGAGCGTGTACAATGTTATCGCAACTCGCTCGCGCAGTGATATCGCCCTGTGATAGTTCGTATCTCGTCTCTCCATAAAAGGACCCAGTTCTTCGCAAAGTTTTTGGAAGCTTACCTTGGCATTCGTAAGTTTCCCATCCAGTCGCTGAAGCGCTGCCTTCAGGTCGCAGTCAACGTATGTAGGCgtgggttcgagtcccacTTCTGACACGttttaaagtccctgtcacccttatttttttctgtttttgacgaaaagttaagtcatctatggatacaaattcaaaaaaaacaattgaactttttacgtctttccatgggttttgatcgcaaaaagataaaaatctgagttttgaccgagcagaccgaggactggtacctatgacgtagtaccagtcacttgtgcaccgCCTGCACAGCGTtcatcaatagaaaacaaactaggtttgagctataacttcttttttattattttcttaagttttttttagttttttttttttttgtttaaatttgtttattatccgaccggtttcgtctgttcaaacagacttcatcagggattctaaaaAGATGTCTaaggggaactagttttatccataaacttatagtacaaaagcacgttccagtaagggtgtgaacagcaaaacagcctcaagaaatacgcgcaggatataacgtaaatcccggtgtaaaaaaggtgtatagtttaatttaattttgggctcacgattttaaatccctgatgaagtctgtttgatcagacgaaaccggtcggataataaacaaagttaacaagatcagttgctgtgtgccgctcactagtctctatttaaaaaaaaaacattttttaaactccgtCGACCAACGAATGATGTCCCAGGAATAGCCGAAAATTGACTCTCAATATCCTCAGGTCTAAAATTCTCAGAAGACAGCTGAGAGGTAGGAGtaaatgtccattttgcacggttaacaaggacaaagttgattcatagtcgtctcctctttgtttcgtgtttttttggaaatttgtgcaacttgatgttctttgaaggGTCTGATCAACCGCGCaccgatggctcagttggttgagcatcgggttgtcacgcgggaggtcgtgagttcaactccggccggaccaacactcagggtcttaaaatacctAAGGAataagtgctacctttgtaattacattagcaaatggttagacttcaAGTCTTCTCCGTAAATCctaggccccgtctcacagtaccttccatgtttaaaatgtccacgtgggacgttaaagaacccccacaccattcgaaaagagtacggcgtgaagttcccggtgttgtggctgtccttctctctagtAAATGTGGCCGCTTCGGCCGTgatgttctaaaaaggcttgcgGTGTATGACgccacgtacgcaaaaacagccacaaaaacgaactttgccgagtgctagataatgtaaaataacgtttgagcAATTCCCAGCTGTACATTAGCTGTGCATACTCAAAAACCGAtcgcgaaaaacaacaaaaataaactatgatatttactataacttcggGACTCTCCTAtgcttaagcacttgattgcagacgagttactgctactacgtcatcaacccaggacctcaagatactaatttgctcGGTCCAAAACGCAAAGGCATCTCAAAAGAGCACATATCGTACATTATACGTCTCAAATAAAtatgaaagactgcaaaaaatcgaatcgTTTTAAAATGTTATGATTAGTAAAAGCTTCTACTTTTctaataaaatagaaaaaaataagggtgataGGGACTTTAATGAACTCAACAGCTGCTAACATGTTAATGCGTCGGCAAGCCGCTCAGAAGCTACTTGAAGAGGCATTAGCGAAAGAATCAGTTGTGTTGCCTAAAGCGTCTTTAGCTAGCTTATCTATCTGCAGCCTCTAAAGTCATTCCAAACCAGGTGCATTGCTGAACTTTCGTTAGTGTTCTGTCCTAGAGTTTGTCTGCTCTTTAACTGAAAACCCCGCCGATGGTTTGCCAAGGCTCGTGATTCAAGATTGCAAAAAGCAAAGGGACGATTTGAGAGCGTGTCGTTGCCCTAATGCAGTCAACCTCCATTTGACCCCTTGCTGAATGAAGTCTCTACTCTTCAATATTCTTTACAGGACGATTGTCCCACAACTGCCGAAACATTGCGTGTCTCTCTCTGCACGTCAAGGAAggaagattttgtttcaaatccGATTAACTTGAATTCTTGAACGAAGAGGCATCGCCTGTAACCATGCTGACGATACCAAATGTAGACAAATAGAGCGGACGTGCCTGTGTATCTCCACCTATGAACTTTGGTTGGAGTTCAAAAAGTCGACATCAGCCATAATTTCATAAGGATCAAGAGTGACCCCGACGTGACTTGAACACGCAGCCTTCTGATCTGGAGTCAGACGCGCTACCATTGCGCCACGGAGTCAGTTGGAGAAGAGAACATTGAAGTATGTTTGAAGAATTTTCAGAAGTTTGCAATTGCTTAGACACCTCAAAGAATGCAATGCATTCCAGCCCTGCAGCATGTAAGGCTCCAAAGCAAATGCACAACGCCGTCACCCCCGTGGCGCAATGGACTAGCGTGTTGGACTTCTAATTCAAAGGTTGTGGATTCGAGTCCCACCGGGGGTGAATGGGTTAGAAATTAAAAGCCCTTCTTATGTTGTATACTTCTTTGAGTCAGCAGCTGCAGCGCTGCAAAGGTTGCTGTGCTGCATGATAGATGAGGTGGACACAAACCAAGTAGCGCACCGCCAAAGTTTTCTATGCAAGTAAAGAGTTTAAAATTGCAGTTTTCATAACTGGCAATGGTCATTTGAAGTTTGCAGCCTATCTTCCAATTATCGTTGTACGAACAGGTCAGAatggccgagtggtctaaGGCGCTGCGTTCAGGTCGTAGTCTACGTATGTAGGCgtgggttcgagtcccacTTCTGACACGTTTTAATGAACTCAACAGCTGCTAACATGTTAATGCGTCGGCAAGCCGCACAGAAGCTACTTGAAGAGGCATTAGCGAAAGAATCAGTTGTGTTGCCTAAAGCGTCTTTAGCTAGCTTATCTATCTGCAGCCTCTAAAGTCATTCCAAACCAGGTGCATGGCTGAACTTTCGTTAGTGTTCTGTCGTAAAGTTTGTCTGCTCTTTAACTGAAAACCCCGCCGATGGTTTCCCAAGGCTCGTGATTCAAGATTGCAAAAAGCAAAGGGACGATTTGAGAGCGTGTCGTTGCCCTAATGCATTTGACCCCTTGACTTCACTTGACTTGTCAAAACTTCTACAATGCAAACAATCCTTGTACGAACCTCCATTTGACCCCTTGCTGAATGAAGTCTCTACTCTTCAATATTCTTTACAGGACGATTGTCCCACAACTGCCGAAACATTGCGTGTCTCTCTCTGCACGTCAAGGAAGGAAGCTTTTGCTTCAATTCCGATTAACTTGAATTCTTGAACGAAGAGACATCGCCTGTAACCATGCTGACGAGACCAAATGTAGACAAATAGAGCGGACGTGCCTGTGTATCCACAGGGCgaaatcatttatttacttGTCTTTAGGGAAATATTAAAGATCTCTTAAAGATTTCCTAGCTATTTAAGTTGTAAAGTAAAGTGTCTTAAATCTCTTAAAGTTGGTGGGGTTATTTAAGAGACGTTTAAGGCCATTTAAGACGCTTTAATTGAAGTTTACCACGGTGAAGGCACACTGTagatttaagtttgaaagtaAAGGAACCTTAAACCAAAGACAGCAGATAATGAACTTTACTTTCATATTTAAAGCATAAGTAAATGTATTACTAAATTTAAGATCTAACCTTAAATTTCCTTAAGAAATCGCCAAATAAGAGGTTAACGAAACATACGTATACTTGTGTTTAGGAACTCATTAAATGCAACTTAAAGGTAAACGAGGCCTTTAATTTAATATCTAAAGTTTCTTAAATACCCTTCCAGAATTGTTGTTTAAGACGCTTTTAAGAGTGTTTACGAATACTATAAGTTCAGTTTATTATTCTACCGGGAAGAGAAGTACTATCTGACTTTTCTTCTGTATTCATACCGTAGACTTCCGATAGTAGCGACCCTCGTTACTTTCGAAATTAGCATCCTAATTGGGGGCCGTAACTTTAGGGGGGTCGTTACTTTCGGGCGGTCGTTACTTTCGGGGAACAGAAATcatttacaaatagagctggcgtgagtttttttttttcccgaaatTTAAACGaataacataaaattaaaaaagaacaatattttgtttgcattccaCATGTATAGATTGTGTTTCATAAAAAGAAGGTAACAATGATAAATACCGACAGCAATACTGTAATGTCAATGCCTCCTCCTTGAACCCATACACCTTCATGAACGTATTACGATATTGtacattaaaattttgactgtTGATTGACAAATTAAAGGTATACGGTATACAGATTTCTATTTGCGCAAAATGAGATGTAAATTCAAAGTGCCGCAAAAGTTGACAAACTCCAAAAAAACCTAATTCAGCAATAACTTTGttaatgaaactcaaaacttaatggcaaagtaatcacaaaacaagcaaatgaatgccccagtttttctcttgcatccaggtaaaaacaggtcacccaaggatgcCACAGAGATATTACTTCAAAGaaacttaattcagtaataattttggtgatgaaactcaaaacttaattacaaagtaatcacaaaacaggcaaatgaatcCTCAAGTTTATCTGTTACAAccaggtaaacaggtcacccaaggtTGCAACAaagagattactccaaaaaagcctaattcaataataattttgataatgaaactcaaaacttaattgCAAAGTAATTagaaaacaggcaaatgaatgccccagtttttctcttgcatccaggtaaacaaGTCATCCAAGGATGCAACAGAGAGattactaaaaaaaaacttaattcagtaataattttggtgatgaaactcaaaacttaattgcaaaataatcacAAAAGAGGTAAATAAATGCCCTAGTTTATCTgttgcatccaggtaaacaggtcacccaaggttgcaacagagagattactccaaaaaagcctaattcagtaataattttgataatgaaactcaaaacttaatgGCAAAGTAATTagaaaacaggcaaatgaatgccccagtttttctcttgcatccaggtaaaaacaggtcacccaaggatgcAACAGAGAGATAACTCAAAAGACAACCGTATtcagtaattattttgttaataaaactcaaaacttaatgGCAAAGTAATCATGAAACAAGCAAGTGAATGCTCCAGTTTTTAtattgcatccaggtaaacaggtcacACAAGGATGCAACAGAGAGACTACTCCAAAAAAAcctaattcagtaataattttgttgatgaaactcaaaacatAATggcaaagtaatcacaaaacagccaagtgaatgccccagtttttctcttgcatccaggtaaacaggtcacccaaggatgcAACAGAGAGATAACTCAAAAGACAACCGTATtcagtaattattttgttaataaaactcaaaacttaatgGCAAAGTAATCATGAAACAAGCAAGTGAATGCTCCAGTTTTTAtattgcatccaggtaaacaggtcacACAAGGATGCAACAGAGAGACTACTCCAAAAAAAcctaattcagtaataattttgttgatgaaactcaaaacatAATggcaaagtaatcacaaaacagccaagtgaatgccccagtttttctcttgcatccaggtaaacaggtcacccaaggatgcaacagagagattactcaaaaacaaaaccttattcagtaataattttgttaataaatCTCAAAACTTAATggcaaagtaatcacaaaacaggcaaatgaatgccccagtttttctcttgcatccaggtaaacagATCACCCAAGGATGAAACAGAGAGAttactaaaaaataaaaaccttATTCAGTAGTTATTTTCttaatgaaactcaaaacatGATGTCAAAGTAATCAtgaaacaggcaaatgaatgccccagtttttctcttgcatccaggtaaacaggtcacccaaggatgcaacagagagattactaaaaaaaaaacttaattcagtaataattttggtgatgaaactcaaaacttaattgcaaagaaatgacaaaggAGACAAAtaaatgccccagtttttctattgcatccaggtaaacagATAACCTAAGGTTGcaacagagagattactccaaaaagacctaattcagtaataattttgttaatgaaactcaaaacacAATggcaaagtaatcacaaaacaggcaaatgaatgccccagtttttctcttgcatccaggtaaacaggtcacccaaggatgcaacagagagattactcaaaaaaaaaaaaaaagaaaaacctcaGTCAACAGCTGATAAAACCAAGCTTGAGTACAGTATACAACACTGAGTACTAATATTACTGTTTCATCATGTAGACAGTTGTTTTCCATAGGAACAGtgactgttttcttttccccATCTGTTAGGATCTGTGCAGAGGCAAATCTGCCATAAATTCTCTGTAAATGTATGAAACTTGATGGTCCATGAAGCAAGAAGTCATTAAGTTCCCAGGTTGTAGTAGGATTTCCACATCGATCCAGATCTTAATCAGGCTTGTGCCATAAGATAGATGCAAAGAGGTGATTCACAAACTTCCCTTTCAACTTTATTGAatgggaaaagaaataaataacataACCAGCAAAAAGGTATCAAGATTTAGGGCCCCTTCATTAGTGGTGGCCAAGGAAGTGTAAATTCTGGCTGAACACAAAGAGTAGCGCTCTAACTTGGAACTGAAATGCGGACTGCCAATAAAGCATACTTCTTGATGGCTCCTGCTCTTGCTATTCTTATTCTGGTGATTGGCAGATCCTGATACAGACTCACATAGACAGCAAACAGTGCATCCAAGTCTTCAGTTTCAAGGCTCTGAATCTTGTAGTTGAATGGCAGCTTAATACCACTTAAATCTGTCCAGttcacaacaaaaattattggtcACAATTTCATGTTCCTTGCTTCTCTTCGGGTGGCCTTAGAGTGTCAGTCTTGCAAGCAACGGCCGAGTCAGTTTCACCATCTATCAAAGTAAAATGATTACAGAGTAACTTTCTTAGTTGAGACAGTACAGTTACTTAATATTGGGATATCCCCCACAAAATGTACTGAATTCAGTCTCAAAGATCCGCCCAGGATATACTAGTTCTCgtgataacaaaaaataaataaaaaattatagttAGTTTAGGATTGGTTAgcttttatttcaagtttaacGAATACAGTGGGGAGGATCTACCGCTATTCTGCCAAACAAATCatcattttttgaaagagaaCACCGCTTTCGTCGCGTAATCATTGCGGGACAATCCGTGCTTACCATGCATGTACGCGGGGTCACTGTCGGCGGAATCGTCGTCAAAACCCGGGGAACCGCTAGAAGTGGTATGTTTGCGTTTCCTTTCCACTCAGAGAAGTTGATGCCTTCGAAAGGTTGACCTCGAAACAAATTCTTGGCAATGGGGACAGTACACGAGAACTGTATTACCACAGCTCTCCATTTCTGGCCGGACTTGGTGATATCGATGATGGCGCCTTCATTGTTCATAAAGTAGAAGGCGCTTAATCCAGGAGTCCTGTCGTCAGGGGGTCCCTGGTAATTTGTTACATTCTtcgatttttgttcttttcatgtGGTTGATTAATTGTGtgtaaaggaaaattaatgGGTAACTTaatatacaaataaaaaaaaaaagatcgtgcgatgttttatcaaatttgaGAGGATGAACAATCTCTCCACGTCCAGCCTTCCCCTCCCCAATTATTCTGCATTTTAGGCGCCAAATTCTGTTGCatacattatttttaaaatcaacTTTGCGCGCAACCTAGCGACCTCTGTAGACCGTTAGGGTTTTCTGTTGGATCTCAACGTGGATTGATCCTTACAGTTACTTGAACTTCTTTGACATAGAGCAATTGAAATAAAACGAATTACTAAAGATCacgttgttttgtttgagcaAACGCTTGCGAAAAACCGTGAAGTTATAAGTGAGGATCAAAGACTACGAGAGGAGCTGAAACAAAAGAACGAAGAAAATTTTGAGAACTCAGCAGCTGCAGCATGACAGGGACCACTCAAGAAACCGCGGATTTCCCTCGAAATCTCAACGAAAGAATGTCCAAGCTCCGTCATCTTGTCGGGTAAGTACTATTGATATATTCGTGACTGTTGTTCGTTTGCCTACACGTAcgttttctttcaacttcGCTTACCGGTAAAGTTCGAGCAGCAACacctttaattttattaacagAAATGGACGTTTTGTTAGTGAagataaatataaaaacagTTGCTAGATTCTCTAGAGTTCTGTTGTGTGGTAGCTGATTCCTGTTTTGCCCTAGATTAGTAATTAACTACCTATCTAATCTTCCttactttccattttttgtaTTACAGCTTTACCTATTAACAGCAAGCCTTGAATATAATTAtacaaaattgtcaaaataaatgaaataagtaattaattttgctaatttttttctagtgccatggaaatgttttttttggttgttgttgCTTGCAGGTAGTTCAATGCTATAGTTTAAAGTAAAAGGTTTGGACAAAAGCATTGCTTTTCTCTTAATACTCCtgattaatattgttttctgcACAAGGTAACCCGGAGAACCCTGGCAGTAAACAAGATAGGCTGggatactgaaaaaa
This portion of the Acropora palmata chromosome 13, jaAcrPala1.3, whole genome shotgun sequence genome encodes:
- the LOC141864307 gene encoding uncharacterized protein LOC141864307, yielding MILVFLRIHFCDACCARTFLLMGLSKVITNVVVPPVILGDSAYGLTNWLMRPFNDRGNLTNEEVAFNAAHSKTRVVVENAFERLKGRFRSLGKRLDQSVENATLRVTAFSVLHNYCEVMKEEFDEEWLEGVQLHLNIQPCDREAKQDREAADIRNALKSFLSYTRNTYPECVSNIFIASR